In Acidobacteriota bacterium, one genomic interval encodes:
- a CDS encoding glycosyltransferase family 1 protein, which translates to MSTPPLKIAILGTRGIPANYGGFETFAEELATRLVRRWHTVTVYCRRHYQDAPRAEHRGVRLVVLPAVRHKYLDTVSHTALSVCHALFRPYQVLLVCNAANAALCLLPRLRGQRVVLNVDGLERKRRKWNALARLHYRVSERLACLFPHAVVTDAVAIQDYFRRRYGKATTMIPYGAGAFNRPPGPTLAALGVEPGGYYLYVSRLEPENNARLVVDIFERLRTGRKLLVVGDAPYNAAYIRELRRTADPRICFPGAIYGEGYRELVSNAHCYIHATEVGGTHPALVENMAAGNLIFCLDTPENSEVLGGAGVLFRAGDPAAAAATLQAIEDEPDRFQALREDARRRAAENYDWERVTDAYLRLFESDRAGEVPQGN; encoded by the coding sequence ATGAGCACGCCGCCGCTTAAAATCGCCATCTTGGGCACCCGGGGGATTCCGGCCAACTACGGCGGCTTCGAGACCTTCGCCGAAGAGTTGGCCACCCGGCTCGTGCGGCGCTGGCACACGGTCACGGTGTATTGCCGCCGCCACTACCAGGACGCACCGCGGGCCGAGCACCGCGGGGTCCGGCTGGTGGTCCTCCCGGCGGTCCGCCACAAGTACCTGGACACGGTCTCGCACACGGCGCTATCGGTGTGCCACGCCCTGTTCCGCCCCTACCAGGTCCTGCTCGTCTGCAACGCCGCCAACGCCGCACTCTGCCTGCTGCCCCGGCTACGGGGGCAGCGGGTGGTGCTCAACGTCGACGGCCTGGAGCGCAAGCGGCGCAAATGGAACGCCCTGGCGCGGCTCCACTACCGGGTATCCGAACGCCTGGCCTGCCTGTTTCCCCACGCCGTGGTGACTGACGCCGTCGCCATCCAGGACTACTTCCGGCGACGCTACGGCAAGGCGACCACCATGATCCCCTACGGCGCGGGCGCCTTCAACCGGCCACCCGGCCCGACGCTGGCGGCGCTCGGCGTCGAACCCGGCGGCTACTACCTGTATGTCAGCCGCCTCGAGCCGGAAAACAACGCCCGCCTCGTCGTGGATATCTTCGAACGCTTGCGCACCGGGCGGAAACTCCTGGTCGTGGGCGACGCGCCGTACAACGCCGCCTACATCCGCGAGCTGCGCCGGACTGCCGATCCGCGGATTTGCTTCCCCGGCGCCATCTACGGCGAGGGGTACCGGGAGCTGGTCAGCAACGCCCATTGTTACATCCATGCCACCGAGGTGGGCGGCACCCACCCGGCGTTGGTGGAGAACATGGCCGCCGGCAATCTGATTTTCTGCCTGGACACTCCCGAAAACTCCGAGGTACTCGGCGGCGCCGGTGTGCTGTTCCGCGCCGGTGATCCGGCCGCCGCCGCGGCCACCCTTCAGGCCATCGAGGACGAGCCGGATCGATTCCAGGCGCTGCGCGAGGACGCCCGCCGCCGCGCCGCTGAAAACTACGACTGGGAGCGGGTCACCGATGCCTATCTGCGGCTTTTCGAAAGCGACCGTGCCGGAGAGGTTCCGCAGGGAAATTGA